A single window of Anomaloglossus baeobatrachus isolate aAnoBae1 chromosome 9, aAnoBae1.hap1, whole genome shotgun sequence DNA harbors:
- the RNF224 gene encoding RING finger protein 224 codes for MYHSNNNPECTDKTDPGVTGNVAAEEEEKRNSRKIDCIICFSSYNLSNRLPRRLYCGHTFCQVCIRKLDSVTNEQRWIPCPQCRQNTPTPRGGVAMLDLDLAVFLAVKSEKDSPRSASKALDTDSELKVFAKNVPISRQPTGNCLESVSEPRFPRRICCKNWLCCSCCACI; via the coding sequence ATGTATCACAGTAACAACAATCCCGAGTGCACGGACAAAACAGACCCTGGCGTAACTGGAAATGTGGCAGCTGAAGAGGAAGAGAAAAGAAACAGCCGTAAAATTGACTGCATCATCTGCTTTTCCAGCTATAATCTGTCTAATCGGCTGCCCCGGCGGCTGTACTGTGGCCACACTTTCTGCCAGGTTTGCATCCGGAAGCTTGACTCGGTAACCAATGAGCAAAGATGGATCCCGTGTCCGCAGTGCCGCCAGAACACGCCGACGCCCCGGGGAGGAGTGGCCATGCTAGACCTTGACCTTGCCGTTTTTCTAGCGGTTAAATCAGAAAAGGATAGCCCTCGATCGGCCAGCAAGGCTTTAGATACGGATTCGGAACTCAAGGTATTCGCAAAGAACGTCCCCATCAGTCGTCAACCGACGGGCAACTGCCTGGAGTCTGTCTCTGAGCCGCGCTTTCCCAGAAGAATCTGCTGTAAAAACTGGCTCTGTTGCTCATGCTGCGCTTGCATTTGA